Within the uncultured Campylobacter sp. genome, the region TACGCAAAAATGCTTTTAATGCCCATTTAAACGGGTGTGTTTCAATTCCCAACGGGATGGAATTCTACGCTATTACGGTGTTAGGCGTCAGCAAAAGCGAATCGTTTCAATTCCCAACGGGATGGAATTCTACTTCGGTGCTAGCGGCATCTACGCTAGGAAACCAATGTTTCAATTCCCAACGGGATGGAATTCTACCCGCGAGGGGGATTTTTTAGTAGGCGATGCATACATGTTTCAATTCCCAACGGGATGGAATTCTACGGGAAGCGTCCGTATGGATACGACAATCCATACCCGAGGTTTCAATTCCCAACGGGATGGAATTCTACTCGCCGTCCTAGTCTTGCCGGTGCCCATTTCCAGTTTCAATTCCCAACGGGATGGAATTCTACGCTCGCCGCCGTGCACGAATTCGGAAGCCCCGCGCAGTTTCAATTCCCAACGGGATGGAATTCTACCATACGAGGTCAGAAAATGATAAACGTCGGCGAATGTTTCAATTCCCAACGGGATGGAATTCTACCAAAACTCTATCGCCTCACCCCTCGTATAGGCTTGCAGTTTCAATTCCCAACGGGATGGAATTCTACGCCATATTCTGGATATACAGTGTATTTCCAATCGCAGTGTTTCAATTCCCAACGGGATGGAATTCTACCTGCTGTGTTCGGCTCCGTTTGTTCCTCTAGGTTGTTTCAATTCCCAACGGGATGGAATTCTACGTTGGTACCAATCAAAGCCCCGATACTGTTGTCTCGTTTCAATTCCCAACGGGATGGAATTCTACGCAAATGGGAATTTATGCCGCGGTTTATCATTTTGTTTCAATTCCCAACGGGATGGAATTCTACAGCACGAATTTTGCCATTTTTCTAGGTAGAAAGTGTTAGGAGTATATATTTTTATGCCTTAAAATGGACTAAATTTAAAAAAGCGCCGATTGTTAAATGCCCAAAATTAGGCATTTCAAAATCTTAAAAGCAACTTTATCGCTATCTATATGTATCATGAGTGCAAATGTTAAAATCTCAATATAAGACATTCAAAAATCGAAGTGTGAATAATAAAAAGCTGAAATTTTAAAAGCATATGCGTTTTTAAAGCCAATTCGTTCGCCGTTCCGTGCTTCAGATCAAATTTATTTCAAAAGCACATGCATTTTAAGAGGGCGCAATCTATGGGCGTAAGTGATTCTAGTCAAAATTTCAAAAGCACGAATGAGCTTAAAAGCCCAGCCTACCGCCATACCAGCCCCTCGTAAGGCACGCCTTCACAGACGTATTTTTTAATCTGATTGGCCTCGCGACGGATAATTTGACGCCAGGTTAAGCTCTGTCCCGCTACGTTCGCGCAAGATGATAGTTTCTCAATCATTTTTAGCTCGATTTTTTGCACCGCTTCTCGACCAAATCGAATACGCCCCGCGTCCGTTTCAAAATCTTTTGCCGTAATCTCGCGTTTATTTAACATTCCAAAAATTAATCTATCGCCTAAGATCGGCTTAAAAATCTCTGCAAGATCAAGATGCAGGCTTAACGCGCGGTAGTTTGGCTCGTGTAAAAAGCCGATGCGCGGATCAAGCTCGGTTTTGTAAATTTCGCTGAGGCAGACGTTATAAATGCGCGTATTTACATAGCTAATGAGGGCATTAATTTTATCTGCCGGCGGGCGTTTGGAACGCGTCGTAAATTTAAAACTGCGCTGTTCCTCGATGATTTCGTTCCAAGCCGCGAAATACTGCTTGGCAAAGCCGCCTTCCACCGCCATTACCGCTGCTATGTCGCAGGCGCGCGCTAGAGCATCCAGATGCGGCGCAGTATCGAGCGAGACGCCGTAAGCCTTGCAATTAATGGCTGCATTTAAGATGCGAGCGCGAGTAATCTCGCGAGCGATAAAAAGGCGCTTAGAAAGATCATCAAAAGCCCGCAGCTGCGCCAAAAGCACAAAGCCGCTTTTATTTACGGAATTTGAAGTGTTCGGGAAAAAGCTGCCGCGAAAGCTTTGATAGGCGCTAAAAATATGCAGCAAAATGTTATTATCAGCCAAAAACGCCATAGTATAAGTGTCAAGCTCTACTCGCGCCAAAATATAAATTTCATCAATCGCGTTAATCGGCAAAATTTTACTAGTTAGAATTCCACCCTCGTCGTTAAATTTATCGAAGTATAGATTATTATCTTTGCGGCGCAATCGGCCTGGGCTTAAAATAAAATGCGTGCGATCCAATTTTTGCATACTTTATCCTTAAATTTTAGCTGAAAATCGCTTCGTTTTTATCGCGTCCGATGACTAGGCGCTGTGAATATTTGAGCGAATTAAAAGTATAAATTACTACCGAATCAAGCTTGCTGGCGCATTCTTTTTGCAAAATCGCCATTAATTTTTTAAGATCGCTCGCTCTGATTTCACCCTCAAAAACGCTGAATTGCACGCGAGGCAGAAACTTCTCGACCGCCTTTCGGACGCGCGCAGCGTTATTTTTCTCCTTTTCGTCGCTGCTTGAAATATCGTAAAATAAAATAGCGTACATTCTATCTCCTAAATGCAATAATCACGATAAGCGCAACTCTCGCAAATCTTTTGCGGGCTAAATTTAGGCGGCTTTGGCTCGTTCACAAGGGCGGTAATGCCGTTTAGAATTGTTTCGATTTTAGTGAAATTTTCGGCGTTATCCTCAATGGCTATGACGGTTTTGCCGCTAATTAATTTGCCTTTTACCTCTTTTAAATTTAAGCCTATTTTTAAAAGATAGATATAAAAAAGCAGCTGCATCTTGCCTGCTTCTGGATTTTTTAGGCTCTTTTTATATTCGGTGATGAGATAATGTCCGCGCTGCTTGGAAAGCTTGTCAAATTTCAAATTCGAAAATGCGAATTCCTGCAAACCGCTCTCTTTGATGTCTGCTAGCGCCTTGCCCATCATCATGTTTTCATCTTCCTGATTGGCGTGAATATTGTGTCCGTAAAGCCACGCCTCACGCTTACAGGTAATGTAATAATTCACAAGCGTGCCGGTGATTTGGTCTTTGCAAAACATTAGTCGAAAAACTCATTCTTGAGATTTAAGGCGGCATCCTTTTTAATCCCGAAATTATTATTGTACGAAGTGTCGCCGAATGGTAAATAATAGACATCTTTTAGCCCATCAATACGCTTTATATTTAAACGCTTTGCATCAAATTCTGTGATATTTACACCAAATCTATTAATTTTCTTAATAGTATTCGTAAATATATCTTTCTTATTAAATTTGTCCATATCAAGCCTATTGATTTCAAAAATTTCATTTTGAAATTCTTTAATATAATCTTCTTTTGGCTCAATTATTACTAAAATTTTAAGCCTATCATCCATCGCCTCGCTAATCTTTTCGTTTATATCGTAAAATCCTAGCTCTCGCATCTGCTCCGCCAAAAATAAGCCCTCTAGGCTTTGCTTTATGGCGCTGAAATACCTAGTAGAAATATCTAAAATTTCGCTTTCGATGATATCCCTTTGCTTTAGAATTTTTACCAAAATATTATCGCTAATGCGTTTTAAATCACCATAAATGAGATCGGAGTAGTCGCAAATATCGTTAAATACGTATAATTCTCCCAGAGCTGCGAAATTTCTATTTATGCGACCGGCGGTTTGGATAATCGAGCTAATGGGCGCTATCTCTCGAAATCCGACATAAAAATCCAAATCCACGCCAGCTTCGATAGACTGTGTAGAAATTAGCAAGATCGGATCACCGCGCCCACTTTTATTTTTTGCAATTGCATCTTTTATATTTTCGATATTTTTTCGTTTGTGATCGTCGCACATATATCCGTTTAGGCAAAAAACTTTAAATTCGTCGTAAAATTCCAAAAATAGCTCTTGCGCTTTTTTAATGGTATTTACGACGACTAGTGTATTTTTGCATTTTGCCGATTGTTTAATATTGTCTTTTAAAGCACTCTCGTCACCATCAAACCACTTCAAAACGTATCTATTTTGATCTTTGAAATAATCTAAATTTGAAATTTCTTTAAATTTAGTCGCATCAACAATAGGCATCGTGGCGGACATAAAGATAAAAATGCAGCCAAATTTCTCCGCCATCATCTCGCAAAGTTTCATGAAATCCGCCCTGAACTTATACGGTACCGCCTGCGCCTCATCGATTATTATTACACTATTTTTTAATCGGTTAAATTTTACGCTATCTTTATTTTTGTTTCCAAAGAGTGCAAATATAAATTGATATAGCGTAGTTACGTTAATATCTCCGCTAAAGGAATCCATCAAAAATTTAACTTTAGAATAGCGATCTTGCGGGGTGCTTTCATCTATCGTAGTTTTGTGATGAATTTTATGAATTAATATATTTTTATCGTCTTTGAAGATTTCTTTTATCTCATTATAAACTTGATCTATGATAGCCGTAAACGGCAGCACGTAAATAATACGTTCTTTATTAAATTTAGCGGCAAAATTTAGCGCAGTCAAAGTCTTACCGTAGCCTGTAGGCGCGGTTAAAGTAAAAAGATTATGATTTACATCGAAATTATTTAAAACAAATTTTCTAAACTCGCTTCTTTTCGCATTTGGCTTACGATTTTCCAGGGCTTTGATATATTTTTCGATCGTATTAGAATTCGCCGGCTTAGAAACAGGAATTCTTTGATTAAAAATAGCTTCATATTTATCACTATAAATAAGCGACGAAAATATGTCTTTGAAATTTAAAAAGTCATCGTAGTCAAACTTCTTTTTCGCAAATTTGAAATATTCTCTTAAATGTTTAGCTTTAATTAAAAGCTCATTTTTATCCCTTTTAATATCTTTGTAAATTTCTAAACCTAAAGCTTTATCTAAGACTTCATCCCAAAAGCCTAGCTCTTTCGAGCTCTCAAAATATTTACCGAAATTTTTATTTTGCGTTGTAAGCTCACAAAAATTTTCTACATTTCCGTGGTGTGATACGATGGATAAAAACCCAAAAGCCGTATCTAGCTCATTAAATTCTGAATTTAGTAAAAATATGTAGGCGGATAATAAAGCATGATTTTTATCTGCAATTTTTTCAGTAGGGTTTTTGATATAAATCTGAAAATTAGTTTTTAGCTTAGCTATATCGTGATAAATTTTAACGCATTGCAAAAGCCTACTATCCGCTTCGGCAAGCATATTTGTTATATGCTTTATTAGTGGTTTGTTAGGATGTGATAGCAGCTCACTTTGCAAAGTAGACCTTGTAGTCATTTATTTGATAAATATTTCCTCTATTCTTTGCTTTGATTTGACTATTGCCGCTTAGCTTGATAACGAAATCTTTAAAATCCTTAAAAATTCGATCCTCTTCGCATCCGCAAGCCATTCTGGCCGCAGTAAGTCTGATATCAAAGCTTTGTGCATCAAATATAAAATCGTCCATTAAAACGAACGTATCTATAAAACTTTCCTTTTCATGCACCAATTCACAATTTTTTATCTCGATATATTTAAAATCCGCTATACAAAAATTTATACCTAAATATGGTGTAAAGGAGCATCTATGAGCTTTTAAGCTGTTAATTATATTTTCTTTATAAGAAGCGTTTAAAGCACTTAAATCAACGAATATAACATATCTAGGATCTTTTATTAGCTCTTTATAAAACTGCTTTTTCTCACTAGAATCTTGGTAGCCTTGTTCGATATGCATACTTGACGATAGAGCAAATTTTATACCGTTAAAAATCATAGTTTTTTTGCGAAATTGCGAACTTAAAATAACGCTATAACCTATATCGTTAAATTTAAAATAATTCATTTCACCTATAATCGCTCCCAAAAGCCCCATGACGGCAGTCTTTGGCGGCACCGGGTATGTAAGAGACGAGTAGATAGTAGCCGGATGAGAAAAATGCGCATAATCTCCCGATAGCTCAAAAGCTATTATATCCATTTAAAATCCCATTTTTATCCAATTACTATCAAATTGTGATCTGTTATTTTGCTCGAAGTCAAAATCGCTCATATACTCTATTTTTTCGATTTCTTGCGCGTATCTGGTAAGTTTAGCTTTTAATCTAGAAAAATCAATCGTAAAATCATTTATACTTCTTATCTCTACGTCTTCTTTGCTACTATTTATACTTATACAGTTATTTAAATCTCCAGCGAAAGTATCATTTTTATATGTAATTACTAGCATAAATCTAGGCATCTGACCCATTTTCGTGCGAGTAATTAAATTTTTAGTCCCACTCCAGAGCGCGCTTAAAATCACTTTCACATCATCTTCGCTCAAATTCGTAATCTTTGCACTATGATTATCCACTATTCCGTAAGTTGCAAACATTGCATAATTTAAAAAATCTTCTTCCCTAAACGTTTTATTCGCCTTATCGCTACCGCTTGCAAATGCGCCGGTGCCTTTTATATGCTCTACCGCAACTCTATGAAGCGATCTGCTCATTCTAAACTGAATGGGTCCAACAAATTGAATTCCTGCCGTTTTTATGCCTTCTTTTTTCATCTCGTCTTTATCCGATATCGGCAAAACTCCACCAAATGCGCGAATATCGATAAATTTAGATAAAATTTCTTTTTCAATCTCGATTTTTTCTTGCTTAACGTTAATTACTTCACGTATTGCGCTTTTGCAATCTAAGATATTTTCATCTCTTTTATACTCTTTAATGAAAATCGCACTTTCGTCTTTTTTCATAATTTCATCTCTAATTGTTCGCTTTATACGTACATCAGTAACTTCTGCTATACCCGTCTCATCGTCTATCCTAGGAGCGTTATCTCTTAGCATATCGCCGTTTGGATTAAAATTTTCGCCGTCCCAAAGAAATAGAATTTCCTTCTTTTTCATTACTCGTCTCCTTGAGTGTTATCTTTAATATATTTCGTAAAATCACTTCCGCCCATAGCAAAAGCCAGAGTTACATAAGCGCTCTTAATCCGCTTTTGAGATAAAAACGCACTTGGTAAAATTCCAATCAAAATATCGCGCATGATTTCTATATTAGCGCTTCTTTTTCCTCGCGATACATTGGAGAGTTTTTTGTTAGTTTCATCGCATTTGGTCCAAATCCGTTCTAAAAGCTCTTTCGTAATTAGTCCGGCATTATTCAGCCATTTTTCGAATGAGCTATTTTTGCTAATAGCAAATTGGCGATTTATCAACCCTGCAGACATCATTCCTAGCAAATATGCACTCTGCAATACTTCATTATCTTTTAGAAATTCGCTATTTTTCAAAATCGAGCTTATTAGCTCTTTTTTATCGCTTAAGCCTTGCAAATTAACCTCCCTTGCAAATGATATTTTTTCATTTAAAGCACCTATTTCATTAAAGAAATTTTGATATTTTTCGATACTTTTTATACTTCTATTTTGATATGTCTTAACGCAATTAAAATAAAATCCCCACTCTATTTTTGACGCATAACTAGAGTTAATATTGCCTTTATAAATCAAAGCAGCATATTTTTCCATCATATCATCTAAATTCATCCTGTTTTGCGATAATAAAAAATTCATAATGTCGATGTTTTTAAGAAATAAATTTTGCATGTAAATAGTATCGTCTTGTTGATCTTTACTATCTTTTCGCCTAATCGCCCTAATGTTATATCTACCCATTAAATCGGAAATTTTAGAAATATAAGACGGCAATACATCATCTATTTGCAATAATACATTAACCGCAGCATTGCTTTTTTTATAAAATAGAATTGTATTTAACACGGGCATATTTGCTTGCGCTTTAGCTACGGATTCCAACTCGTAATTAATACTTTCTTCGATATTTTGTATGCCTTGCAGATCTTTTTTCTTTTCGCTCGGATCTTTTAAAATTTCTACTATTTTTTCTAATAAATTTGTATCATTTACCATTAACGTTGGTAAGACCGCCATTTTATCCCCATAAAAATTAAAAGATAATTCCTTATCAATTGCCATAAAACCGTTTTTAACCAAATTTGCATTAGCGCCATTTAGAGGTAGTAATCTAACTTTAATGTCTTGTAAAGCAGTCGGTAGCTCATTTACGGAACAAAACGCCAAATTCGCATCTCCGCCGATACCCATACTATTTGTAAGCATATCATAACCATAAATTTTGACATTTTTACCATTATCGCTATCACTTAAATGACTCGTAAAAATATTTTTGAAATACGCTGAGATCGGCCTACCTTCCCAAGATAATGCAAAAAAAGTAGCTACTTTCATGCCCTTTTTCTTAGACTCTTCTTGTAGAGTTGTAATTTCACTTAAAATATCATCAAAAAAGCTCTCGTTTAAGCCAGATAAATCCGTTAATATTTTATCATTTTTAATATCGACAGGATTGAAGCAAGAAAGCATATTTTTTACAGCTTTTAAAATCCCTTTTATAAATTTAGGCGTATCGTCTTTTACGGCTTTGCTAATGAATTGGACATTAGGGAACAAATTGCCAGAATTCGCGCCTATACCAAATCTACAAACTATTAAATCGTCTCTTGAAATATTGTTATTTACCGATATTTCTTTGCTTTTAATATCGCAAAGATAAATTTTAATAGCATCGTATTCGTAGCTCTTGTTGTTAATTTTAGTTTTTTGTTTATCATAAATCTCGCCGATACTAGAAAAAATTTTAACTATATCGCCCAAAATTTATCCTTTCTAAAATATACGCGAATTATAACTAATTTTAATTATATTGTCAATAATTATTGTGTTTTAATGAAATAATTTGCCTTTTTTAAATTTTTATTATACAATCGGTTTTAAAGCAAGCAATCATCCTTTTTAGGATTTGAAATTTGTGCTTTAATGCAGTCTTGCTTTATAACCTCCAAAACCCCTACTCCGTAGTTCATGCACCCGCTTCCAGCACCCGTACCAAGGATCAAATTGATTAGTTCTGCATTAGCTACAATTTTCCATCTTGCTTGCCACGCATATACCGACTCGCGGTTGTTGCCATAATAGAATTTCACAGATTCACCCAGCTTTTGCCACAATAAATTTAATTCCATTTCGCCATCATATTTTTGCCCCATAATCGTTTCAAATCGCTGTAAAATATTCGTCTTCATCATCTCTAAATGCCTACTATCTTGCGGCTGCAAATAGACCTTATGCCCCAAAAGCCCGCTTACTGCGCATGCCACGTAGCCTTGCACAATAGCTTCGTTCTCGCAAATTTTATGATTTCTTGCTTCGACGGTAGTTTGCGTAAATAGAATTTCACCCAAGCTTAGCCCGTCTTTTAGCACTGCTAGCGCGATTTTACGTTCAAACTCCGGCTCGCATGAAGCAAATCGCACGCGCAAGTCCTCTCCTCGCAAGATAAAATCAAACACCGTGCGTTTAAAAATTTTACCGCTTGATTCGTGCCTGTATCCTACGTGCTCCGAAGCCGGCAAATAGCGATAAAGAAAGCCCTGAATCAGCTGCGAGAGAGATTTTGTGATTTTTAGATTTTTAGTTGGTAATTTTGCGTTGATGATTAGCATTTGCGCTCCTTTGCGCAGTAAAATTTTGCCCAAGGTTCTCGTAAACCTTGGGCAAATGAGTTCTAAGTGGGATTAAAATCCTATCTCTTTGATATCGGCAAACTGCAAAAACGCGCGATAAATTTGCCCTATATTTGCGATACGATTTGCGCGTATCGCGGCATCCTGGACGTTTATCATTACGTTATCGAAAAAATCATCAATCACGCCTTTAAGCCCAAATAGCGAGCGCAGATACCCACTCACGTCGTTTTCGTTGAGCTTAATCGCCCTGAATGCCGCATTTAGCGCACGCTCAGCGTCGTGTTCGAATAGGTTTTCGTCCACCGCGTCTATTTTTTCGTCCTTGATGATATTGGCTAGGCGCTTAAAAGTTGCGAAATTTTCTGCAAAATCCGCTGCTGCTGCGATCTCGCCCAGCGCCTTTATGGCCTTACTTAGTAGTAATAGATTGTTTTCGCCGCTTGCGATGCACGCCTTTATCACGGACGGATTTATCTCGTCAAAAATTCCGCATAACC harbors:
- the cas2 gene encoding CRISPR-associated endonuclease Cas2, which encodes MYAILFYDISSSDEKEKNNAARVRKAVEKFLPRVQFSVFEGEIRASDLKKLMAILQKECASKLDSVVIYTFNSLKYSQRLVIGRDKNEAIFS
- the cas3 gene encoding CRISPR-associated helicase Cas3', with the protein product MQSELLSHPNKPLIKHITNMLAEADSRLLQCVKIYHDIAKLKTNFQIYIKNPTEKIADKNHALLSAYIFLLNSEFNELDTAFGFLSIVSHHGNVENFCELTTQNKNFGKYFESSKELGFWDEVLDKALGLEIYKDIKRDKNELLIKAKHLREYFKFAKKKFDYDDFLNFKDIFSSLIYSDKYEAIFNQRIPVSKPANSNTIEKYIKALENRKPNAKRSEFRKFVLNNFDVNHNLFTLTAPTGYGKTLTALNFAAKFNKERIIYVLPFTAIIDQVYNEIKEIFKDDKNILIHKIHHKTTIDESTPQDRYSKVKFLMDSFSGDINVTTLYQFIFALFGNKNKDSVKFNRLKNSVIIIDEAQAVPYKFRADFMKLCEMMAEKFGCIFIFMSATMPIVDATKFKEISNLDYFKDQNRYVLKWFDGDESALKDNIKQSAKCKNTLVVVNTIKKAQELFLEFYDEFKVFCLNGYMCDDHKRKNIENIKDAIAKNKSGRGDPILLISTQSIEAGVDLDFYVGFREIAPISSIIQTAGRINRNFAALGELYVFNDICDYSDLIYGDLKRISDNILVKILKQRDIIESEILDISTRYFSAIKQSLEGLFLAEQMRELGFYDINEKISEAMDDRLKILVIIEPKEDYIKEFQNEIFEINRLDMDKFNKKDIFTNTIKKINRFGVNITEFDAKRLNIKRIDGLKDVYYLPFGDTSYNNNFGIKKDAALNLKNEFFD
- a CDS encoding TM1802 family CRISPR-associated protein, with translation MGDIVKIFSSIGEIYDKQKTKINNKSYEYDAIKIYLCDIKSKEISVNNNISRDDLIVCRFGIGANSGNLFPNVQFISKAVKDDTPKFIKGILKAVKNMLSCFNPVDIKNDKILTDLSGLNESFFDDILSEITTLQEESKKKGMKVATFFALSWEGRPISAYFKNIFTSHLSDSDNGKNVKIYGYDMLTNSMGIGGDANLAFCSVNELPTALQDIKVRLLPLNGANANLVKNGFMAIDKELSFNFYGDKMAVLPTLMVNDTNLLEKIVEILKDPSEKKKDLQGIQNIEESINYELESVAKAQANMPVLNTILFYKKSNAAVNVLLQIDDVLPSYISKISDLMGRYNIRAIRRKDSKDQQDDTIYMQNLFLKNIDIMNFLLSQNRMNLDDMMEKYAALIYKGNINSSYASKIEWGFYFNCVKTYQNRSIKSIEKYQNFFNEIGALNEKISFAREVNLQGLSDKKELISSILKNSEFLKDNEVLQSAYLLGMMSAGLINRQFAISKNSSFEKWLNNAGLITKELLERIWTKCDETNKKLSNVSRGKRSANIEIMRDILIGILPSAFLSQKRIKSAYVTLAFAMGGSDFTKYIKDNTQGDE
- a CDS encoding CRISPR-associated endoribonuclease Cas6, whose translation is MLIINAKLPTKNLKITKSLSQLIQGFLYRYLPASEHVGYRHESSGKIFKRTVFDFILRGEDLRVRFASCEPEFERKIALAVLKDGLSLGEILFTQTTVEARNHKICENEAIVQGYVACAVSGLLGHKVYLQPQDSRHLEMMKTNILQRFETIMGQKYDGEMELNLLWQKLGESVKFYYGNNRESVYAWQARWKIVANAELINLILGTGAGSGCMNYGVGVLEVIKQDCIKAQISNPKKDDCLL
- a CDS encoding Dna2/Cas4 domain-containing protein, whose product is MFCKDQITGTLVNYYITCKREAWLYGHNIHANQEDENMMMGKALADIKESGLQEFAFSNLKFDKLSKQRGHYLITEYKKSLKNPEAGKMQLLFYIYLLKIGLNLKEVKGKLISGKTVIAIEDNAENFTKIETILNGITALVNEPKPPKFSPQKICESCAYRDYCI
- the cas7b gene encoding type I-B CRISPR-associated protein Cas7/Csh2 — protein: MKKKEILFLWDGENFNPNGDMLRDNAPRIDDETGIAEVTDVRIKRTIRDEIMKKDESAIFIKEYKRDENILDCKSAIREVINVKQEKIEIEKEILSKFIDIRAFGGVLPISDKDEMKKEGIKTAGIQFVGPIQFRMSRSLHRVAVEHIKGTGAFASGSDKANKTFREEDFLNYAMFATYGIVDNHSAKITNLSEDDVKVILSALWSGTKNLITRTKMGQMPRFMLVITYKNDTFAGDLNNCISINSSKEDVEIRSINDFTIDFSRLKAKLTRYAQEIEKIEYMSDFDFEQNNRSQFDSNWIKMGF
- the cas1 gene encoding CRISPR-associated endonuclease Cas1 — protein: MQKLDRTHFILSPGRLRRKDNNLYFDKFNDEGGILTSKILPINAIDEIYILARVELDTYTMAFLADNNILLHIFSAYQSFRGSFFPNTSNSVNKSGFVLLAQLRAFDDLSKRLFIAREITRARILNAAINCKAYGVSLDTAPHLDALARACDIAAVMAVEGGFAKQYFAAWNEIIEEQRSFKFTTRSKRPPADKINALISYVNTRIYNVCLSEIYKTELDPRIGFLHEPNYRALSLHLDLAEIFKPILGDRLIFGMLNKREITAKDFETDAGRIRFGREAVQKIELKMIEKLSSCANVAGQSLTWRQIIRREANQIKKYVCEGVPYEGLVWR
- the cas5 gene encoding CRISPR-associated protein Cas5 — encoded protein: MDIIAFELSGDYAHFSHPATIYSSLTYPVPPKTAVMGLLGAIIGEMNYFKFNDIGYSVILSSQFRKKTMIFNGIKFALSSSMHIEQGYQDSSEKKQFYKELIKDPRYVIFVDLSALNASYKENIINSLKAHRCSFTPYLGINFCIADFKYIEIKNCELVHEKESFIDTFVLMDDFIFDAQSFDIRLTAARMACGCEEDRIFKDFKDFVIKLSGNSQIKAKNRGNIYQINDYKVYFAK